DNA from Corynebacterium aurimucosum ATCC 700975:
CCCACATCATAGATGGTGACCTAAAAATCACCACCACAATGCTAATCCCCGCTTAGTCCAACTTCTCTAGCGCGTCGCGCATCGCATCCTCAGACGAATGCAGATAATGCCGCGTAGACAAAAGCGTTGAGTGCCCAGCAAACTGCCTAATCAACTCCGCATCCACACCCGCATCCAGCAGATGCGAAATCACCGTATGGCGCGCCGTATGAAGCACCATCCTGCGCACCCCAGCACGCTCACACAGCTCATACCATGCCGCATCATCCACCTTGTTCAGAATGGGCTTACCCTCATCGTGGAAAACCAATCCTGATTCCTGCCCCTGGTGCAGCTCCACCATCGCGGCATGAAACACGTTCGACATAGGCAGCACACGTGATGACCGCGCCGTCTTCGGACGAACAAACCACAGTCCCTTGTGACACGGGCGATGCTCATACCCTGGTGCTACATCCGGGCGGCGCTTAGGGCACCTCGCCGCCGTGACCTTACTGCCGCATTCGCAGCCCTCGCCATGTACCCATGGGATGCGCTGCACCTGCCATGACAAATCGACTAGGCCACGGTCGAGGTCTACCCTGTCCCACTCCAGCCCCAAGCATTCGCCTTGACGTACAGCCATTGTCAGCGCTAGTGCCCACCTGGCGCGCATCATGGGGCTGTCCCCCGCCATGGTGGTGAGAATGGCCTTAGCCTCCGCCTTTGAGTAGGCCTCACGCGGCACGCTGTTGGCTTTGGGCCTGTCCATGCGGTCACACGGGTTTACGGTGATTTTACCCTCATGTACCGCGTCTTTCAGGCACTTAGACAGCGTGGCGTGGACAGCCTGTATCGTGCGGTCGCTGGCACCACCTTGCCGCATCTTCTTGTGTAGGTGGCGCAC
Protein-coding regions in this window:
- a CDS encoding site-specific integrase; the encoded protein is MPQVRNIGDLNFDKKKEVYYRIIDLGHRPNGNRWRVRVTAKTKQRLAAKVKAKLKELEDGTYQAGTTPTLNEWWAYWCDNIAYHRVRPRVLDNYRSYGRNHIPHIGRNRIDQLTPEHVRHLHKKMRQGGASDRTIQAVHATLSKCLKDAVHEGKITVNPCDRMDRPKANSVPREAYSKAEAKAILTTMAGDSPMMRARWALALTMAVRQGECLGLEWDRVDLDRGLVDLSWQVQRIPWVHGEGCECGSKVTAARCPKRRPDVAPGYEHRPCHKGLWFVRPKTARSSRVLPMSNVFHAAMVELHQGQESGLVFHDEGKPILNKVDDAAWYELCERAGVRRMVLHTARHTVISHLLDAGVDAELIRQFAGHSTLLSTRHYLHSSEDAMRDALEKLD